In Oceanobacillus sp. FSL K6-2867, one DNA window encodes the following:
- a CDS encoding aminotransferase class I/II-fold pyridoxal phosphate-dependent enzyme yields the protein MKQNHKRIPIFDKLQQFTYTNPISFHVPGHKNGEIFPGQARTYFDSILKLDMTELHGLDDLHAPTEVIAEAEELAADFFDSDHTFFLVGGSTAGNLAMVLAACSPGEKIIVQRNCHKSVMNGLELSGAKPVFIAPEYDEAVDRYTSPSYSILKEALQKHSDAKAIVLTYPDYFGRTYPIKAMIDLAHSYNIPVFVDEAHGVHFTLGKPFPASALSLGADAVVQSAHKMAPAMTMASYLHLKSKFISKERIAHYLQIIQSSSPSYPLMASLDIARFFLAKMQTNELEHILQSVNGVRDILDSCDAWNVLPIEPEDDPLKITLHVKQFYSVQDVARLFEKENLYPELITHNQLLFIQGLKPFHKQDQLQKIVKRVGEQLKIKSNHDTIEIAKLFPEAIQELALSYQEMHARSYRRVPFDEGIEHIAAEAVIAYPPGIPIILKGERITAAHLAATRQLRNQGVRIQQRESGIKIYRK from the coding sequence ATGAAACAGAATCATAAGCGAATTCCGATTTTTGACAAATTACAGCAATTTACATACACAAACCCGATATCCTTCCATGTCCCTGGTCATAAAAATGGTGAAATTTTCCCTGGACAGGCAAGGACTTATTTTGATTCGATCTTAAAATTAGATATGACAGAGCTGCACGGTTTAGACGACCTACATGCGCCCACGGAAGTGATTGCAGAAGCGGAGGAATTAGCTGCGGATTTTTTTGACTCCGACCATACGTTTTTTCTTGTTGGCGGAAGTACAGCAGGTAATTTAGCAATGGTGTTGGCAGCCTGTTCACCAGGGGAAAAAATTATTGTTCAACGTAATTGCCATAAATCCGTTATGAATGGATTGGAATTAAGTGGTGCAAAGCCAGTATTTATTGCGCCAGAATATGATGAAGCAGTCGATCGCTATACAAGTCCAAGTTATTCCATATTAAAAGAAGCTCTGCAAAAGCATTCAGACGCAAAGGCAATTGTGCTTACCTATCCTGATTATTTTGGCAGAACATACCCAATTAAAGCTATGATAGATTTGGCCCATTCATATAACATTCCAGTTTTTGTCGATGAAGCACATGGAGTTCACTTTACTTTAGGAAAGCCCTTTCCAGCTTCAGCATTAAGTTTAGGGGCAGATGCTGTTGTGCAATCGGCTCATAAGATGGCGCCTGCCATGACAATGGCTTCTTATTTACATTTAAAATCCAAGTTTATATCTAAAGAACGTATTGCGCACTATTTACAAATCATTCAGTCAAGCAGTCCTTCGTATCCACTTATGGCTTCGTTGGATATAGCGCGTTTCTTTTTAGCAAAAATGCAGACAAATGAACTGGAACATATTTTACAAAGCGTAAACGGTGTCAGAGACATACTTGATAGCTGTGATGCATGGAATGTATTGCCAATTGAACCAGAGGACGATCCGCTTAAAATAACGTTACACGTGAAACAATTTTATTCCGTTCAAGATGTGGCAAGGCTTTTTGAAAAAGAAAATTTGTATCCAGAGCTTATAACACATAATCAGTTATTGTTTATTCAAGGGCTTAAGCCGTTTCATAAGCAGGACCAGCTTCAAAAAATAGTAAAAAGAGTTGGGGAACAATTAAAAATCAAATCAAATCATGATACAATAGAAATAGCAAAGTTATTTCCAGAAGCCATTCAGGAATTGGCTTTGTCTTATCAAGAAATGCATGCAAGATCTTACAGACGCGTACCTTTTGATGAAGGTATCGAACATATAGCAGCAGAGGCAGTCATCGCCTATCCGCCGGGAATTCCGATCATTCTAAAGGGTGAGCGCATTACAGCGGCACATCTTGCTGCCACCCGACAGCTTCGAAATCAGGGTGTTCGTATTCAGCAACGGGAATCAGGCATCAAGATCTACAGGAAATGA
- a CDS encoding sigma factor G inhibitor Gin, with amino-acid sequence MEQANSLRLSHCGICEEQKEKGIHLYTMFICTECEYNMIHTEPREEKYNYYLRKLKNISQPKLYS; translated from the coding sequence GTGGAACAAGCAAATTCACTAAGACTTTCACATTGCGGCATCTGTGAGGAACAAAAGGAAAAGGGAATTCATTTATACACGATGTTCATTTGTACGGAATGCGAGTATAATATGATCCACACGGAGCCGAGGGAAGAAAAGTATAACTATTATTTACGAAAATTAAAGAATATCAGTCAACCAAAATTATATTCATAG
- a CDS encoding pro-sigmaK processing inhibitor BofA family protein: MSSAIVISVIVGLIIILLFVGAPVKPMKFIGQATVKLGIGILFLFFFNVFGGMVGLHIPINLFTAVVSGFLGLFGLASLVAIHLFIV; the protein is encoded by the coding sequence TTGAGTTCTGCAATCGTTATTTCGGTCATTGTTGGACTGATTATCATTTTATTATTCGTTGGGGCTCCTGTTAAACCAATGAAATTTATTGGACAGGCTACGGTAAAGCTTGGAATCGGAATTCTGTTTTTATTTTTCTTTAATGTATTCGGAGGGATGGTTGGGCTGCACATTCCAATTAATTTATTTACAGCTGTCGTATCTGGCTTTTTAGGGCTATTTGGATTAGCATCTTTGGTGGCAATTCATTTGTTTATTGTTTAG
- a CDS encoding YaaL family protein has protein sequence MGKKRKRKDVDNELLDTILRVEQDWKDIQSIVQQSMEPSLNGMQQEAIARAKYLFLLREARLRNVSAVRVY, from the coding sequence ATGGGGAAAAAGCGAAAAAGAAAAGATGTCGACAATGAGCTGCTTGATACAATTCTTCGGGTGGAACAGGATTGGAAGGATATTCAGTCCATTGTACAGCAAAGCATGGAGCCATCCCTCAATGGAATGCAGCAGGAAGCAATTGCACGGGCGAAGTATTTATTTCTGTTGCGTGAAGCAAGACTTCGCAATGTCAGTGCAGTGCGAGTATACTAG
- the recR gene encoding recombination mediator RecR, translated as MYYPEPISKLIDSFTKLPGIGPKTAVRLAFFVLNMKDDDVLNFANALVNAKRELSHCSICGHITDQDPCAICSDTSRDNSVICVVQDPKDVIAMEKMKEFHGKYHVLHGAISPMDGIGPEDINVPDLINRLKDEEVKEIILATNPNIEGEATAMYISRLVKPSGIRTTRIAHGLPVGGDLEYADEVTLSKALEGRRDL; from the coding sequence ATGTATTATCCAGAACCAATATCGAAGTTAATTGACAGTTTTACAAAATTGCCCGGCATTGGCCCCAAAACAGCTGTCCGTCTGGCATTTTTTGTATTGAATATGAAAGATGATGATGTGCTGAACTTTGCAAATGCATTAGTGAATGCAAAAAGAGAACTGTCTCATTGCAGTATTTGTGGACACATTACCGATCAGGACCCGTGTGCGATATGCTCCGATACGTCACGGGATAATTCAGTTATTTGTGTTGTCCAAGATCCAAAGGATGTCATTGCAATGGAGAAAATGAAGGAATTTCACGGAAAGTACCATGTTCTTCATGGTGCAATTTCACCAATGGATGGAATTGGACCAGAAGATATAAACGTCCCTGATTTAATCAATCGACTAAAGGATGAGGAAGTAAAAGAAATTATCCTGGCAACGAACCCTAACATCGAAGGGGAAGCAACCGCAATGTATATTTCGCGCCTTGTTAAACCATCGGGTATCCGCACGACTCGAATTGCACACGGTTTACCGGTTGGCGGCGATTTGGAATATGCAGATGAAGTAACACTATCAAAAGCATTAGAGGGCAGAAGAGATTTGTAG
- a CDS encoding YbaB/EbfC family nucleoid-associated protein produces MKGNMNNMMKQMQKMQKKMMQAQDELHEMSFEASAGGGMVTITANGKKEITDIAIKEEVVDPDDIEMLQDLIIAATNDVLKQIDDKTNQQMGQFTKGLNMPGMF; encoded by the coding sequence ATGAAGGGAAATATGAACAATATGATGAAGCAAATGCAAAAAATGCAAAAGAAAATGATGCAGGCTCAGGATGAACTGCATGAGATGTCCTTCGAAGCATCAGCTGGCGGCGGAATGGTTACCATTACTGCAAACGGAAAAAAGGAAATCACTGATATTGCAATTAAAGAAGAAGTTGTAGATCCAGATGATATCGAAATGCTTCAGGATCTTATCATTGCTGCAACAAATGATGTATTGAAGCAAATTGATGATAAGACGAATCAGCAAATGGGGCAATTTACTAAGGGCTTAAATATGCCTGGAATGTTTTAA
- the dnaX gene encoding DNA polymerase III subunit gamma/tau, translating to MSYQALYRVWRPRTFEDVVGQTHITRTLQNAIVQDKFSHAYLFSGPRGTGKTSAAKIFAQTINCEHAPVKEPCNECDACRGILDGSISDVIEIDAASNTSVDDIREIRDKVKYASSAVPYKVYIIDEVHMISINAFNALLKTLEEPPKHVVFILATTEPHKIPLTIISRCQRFDFKPISNKAIVDRMQTIMEAENISVSEEALETVALAAEGGMRDALSILDQAISYSENQVELDDVLAVTGGVSQKVLTDIVKSMHEKDVEQALQLLNDLIQRGKDPGRFVYDLIYFMRDLLLFKSAPTLEGLLERARVDDNFLALSDSVSAGWIQDAIIQLNQCQQEIKWTNSPKVFIEIAILTITNRYHVQESTGADVDSEAVSKLMNKMTQLEKELTTLKQQPAQMNQAPAASEKRRQPARGSKNSYKIPFERIRDVLGKAEKPALKQVQSQWANFLSKLKQMNAPAHATIQDSKPAAASADSLVVAFKYEIHCSLFLDNRETVESVLASVLDKQLTIIPIPDNDWTQLRTEYISKQDKPKDEEQGDPLVDEARKLFGDDLLEIHD from the coding sequence ATGAGCTATCAAGCTTTATATCGCGTTTGGCGTCCAAGAACCTTTGAGGACGTCGTAGGACAAACACATATTACAAGAACACTGCAGAATGCGATTGTACAAGATAAATTTTCGCATGCCTATTTATTCTCTGGACCAAGAGGGACAGGGAAGACAAGTGCTGCCAAAATTTTTGCCCAGACAATCAACTGTGAGCATGCACCAGTCAAGGAACCATGTAATGAATGTGATGCATGTCGTGGTATTTTGGATGGATCGATTTCAGACGTTATTGAGATTGATGCAGCATCCAACACGAGTGTTGATGATATTCGTGAGATCCGTGACAAAGTGAAGTATGCCTCAAGTGCAGTACCATATAAAGTGTACATCATTGATGAGGTGCATATGATTTCCATTAATGCATTCAACGCATTACTGAAAACATTGGAAGAACCACCAAAGCATGTTGTCTTTATTTTGGCAACAACCGAGCCACATAAAATTCCATTAACGATCATTTCGAGATGTCAGCGATTCGACTTCAAACCAATATCCAATAAGGCAATTGTAGATCGTATGCAAACGATTATGGAGGCAGAGAACATTTCTGTTTCTGAAGAGGCTTTGGAGACTGTTGCATTAGCAGCAGAAGGTGGAATGCGTGATGCATTGAGTATTCTTGATCAAGCAATCTCCTATAGTGAGAATCAAGTAGAGCTTGATGATGTTTTGGCTGTTACAGGTGGGGTTTCCCAGAAAGTGCTCACTGATATTGTGAAATCCATGCACGAAAAAGATGTAGAACAGGCATTACAGCTGCTGAATGATTTGATCCAGCGTGGAAAAGATCCTGGACGATTTGTATACGATCTTATTTATTTTATGCGCGACTTATTACTGTTCAAAAGTGCTCCAACCTTGGAAGGTTTATTGGAGCGTGCCAGAGTAGATGACAACTTTCTAGCACTTTCTGATTCTGTATCAGCTGGTTGGATTCAGGATGCTATCATCCAACTGAATCAATGTCAGCAGGAAATCAAATGGACGAATAGTCCAAAGGTTTTCATCGAAATTGCGATACTGACAATTACCAACCGTTATCATGTTCAAGAATCTACTGGAGCTGATGTTGATTCGGAAGCAGTATCAAAATTAATGAACAAAATGACGCAATTGGAAAAAGAGCTTACAACCTTGAAACAGCAGCCAGCCCAGATGAATCAAGCTCCTGCTGCATCGGAAAAGAGAAGGCAGCCTGCGAGAGGATCAAAAAACAGCTATAAAATACCGTTTGAGCGGATTCGTGATGTGCTGGGCAAAGCAGAAAAGCCTGCATTAAAACAAGTCCAATCACAATGGGCCAACTTTTTAAGTAAGCTGAAGCAGATGAATGCACCTGCACATGCAACAATACAGGATAGTAAACCTGCAGCAGCATCAGCAGATTCACTTGTTGTCGCATTTAAATATGAAATCCACTGCTCCTTATTTTTAGATAATCGGGAGACAGTTGAATCCGTACTTGCAAGTGTGCTGGATAAGCAATTAACGATTATCCCGATTCCAGATAACGATTGGACACAGCTGCGTACGGAATATATAAGCAAACAAGATAAGCCAAAGGATGAGGAACAAGGAGATCCATTAGTGGATGAAGCAAGGAAACTCTTCGGAGATGACTTGCTGGAAATACACGATTAG
- the tenA gene encoding thiaminase II: MRFSESLREATKQSWELSLNHPFVQGIVRGDLPLEIFKNYILQDIYYLKHYGKVHAFAAAHSDDFHVAAKLAEKAKKTAEAELTVHKEHAEILQITDAEIENFKPAPTAYAYTSHLYRASLSGSLSQIIAAMLPCYWLYADIGFTYKEAKPKEEIYQNWLNTYASEWFQESTQEMIDLLDELAEKASETEKRKIKKQFIIAKEYELAFWEMSYTFETWLSEKQETRRLFK; this comes from the coding sequence ATGCGTTTTTCAGAATCATTGCGAGAGGCAACAAAACAGAGTTGGGAACTAAGTCTAAATCATCCATTCGTACAAGGGATTGTACGTGGCGATTTGCCATTGGAAATATTCAAAAATTATATTTTGCAGGATATTTATTATCTGAAGCATTACGGTAAGGTGCACGCATTTGCCGCTGCACATTCAGATGACTTTCATGTTGCTGCCAAACTGGCTGAAAAAGCAAAGAAGACAGCTGAAGCAGAATTAACCGTGCATAAGGAGCATGCAGAAATTTTACAGATTACAGATGCGGAAATAGAGAATTTTAAGCCTGCACCGACTGCATATGCGTATACATCGCATTTATACCGAGCATCACTGTCTGGAAGCCTGTCTCAAATTATAGCTGCAATGCTGCCATGTTACTGGTTATATGCAGATATTGGCTTTACTTATAAGGAAGCAAAACCGAAAGAGGAAATTTACCAAAATTGGCTAAACACATATGCGAGTGAGTGGTTCCAGGAATCCACACAAGAGATGATTGACCTGCTTGATGAATTAGCAGAAAAAGCAAGCGAAACAGAAAAACGGAAAATCAAAAAGCAATTTATTATTGCGAAAGAATATGAGCTCGCATTCTGGGAGATGTCCTATACGTTTGAAACATGGCTTTCGGAAAAGCAAGAGACTCGGCGTCTGTTTAAATAA
- the tadA gene encoding tRNA adenosine(34) deaminase TadA: MNDVKFMEAAIEEAKKASVLNEVPIGAVIVYNDEIIARGHNLRETSQTTLSHAELVIIQEANGKIGSWRLEDCTLYVTLEPCPMCAGAIVQSRIKRVVYGAADPKAGCAGTLMNLLNEPRFNHQVELTSGVLQTECAALLKDFFRALRKRKK, encoded by the coding sequence ATGAATGATGTAAAATTTATGGAAGCGGCAATTGAAGAGGCAAAAAAAGCATCTGTATTAAATGAGGTTCCAATTGGTGCGGTTATTGTATATAACGATGAAATTATTGCAAGAGGTCATAACTTGCGGGAAACCTCACAAACGACATTATCCCACGCTGAACTCGTTATTATACAGGAAGCAAATGGAAAAATAGGCAGCTGGCGACTGGAGGATTGCACCCTTTACGTTACATTAGAGCCATGCCCGATGTGTGCAGGCGCTATTGTCCAGTCACGAATTAAGCGTGTTGTGTACGGAGCAGCAGATCCCAAGGCTGGCTGTGCAGGTACATTAATGAATTTATTGAATGAACCCCGTTTTAATCATCAGGTTGAATTAACGTCAGGTGTTTTACAAACAGAGTGTGCTGCATTGCTTAAAGATTTCTTTCGTGCACTTCGCAAAAGGAAAAAATAG
- a CDS encoding isochorismatase family cysteine hydrolase: MDTSLNNTAVLFIDIINDFDFDGGDDLYRNTKAILPNLIKLKKFAKENGLPTIYVNDHYGLWQADFHKIIENCKNDRSRGIIEALAPEEDDYFLIKPQHSAFFQTPLQSLLTDLNRSHLLMAGIAGDICILFTAKDAYMYQLGMHVPANCMASETKENNDYALYLIRSVMKANIDPL, translated from the coding sequence ATGGATACATCACTTAATAACACTGCCGTATTATTTATCGATATTATCAACGATTTTGACTTTGATGGCGGTGATGATTTATATCGAAATACGAAGGCAATTCTGCCAAACCTCATTAAGCTGAAGAAATTTGCTAAAGAAAATGGCCTGCCTACTATTTATGTTAATGATCATTACGGTTTATGGCAAGCAGACTTTCATAAAATTATCGAAAACTGTAAGAATGATCGGAGCAGGGGTATTATCGAGGCACTCGCTCCCGAGGAAGATGATTACTTCCTGATTAAACCACAGCATTCTGCCTTTTTCCAGACCCCCCTCCAATCCTTGCTTACAGATTTAAATCGAAGTCACCTTTTAATGGCCGGAATTGCGGGAGATATTTGCATTCTTTTTACTGCAAAGGATGCATATATGTACCAGCTTGGGATGCATGTTCCAGCAAATTGTATGGCATCCGAAACAAAGGAGAATAATGACTACGCATTATATTTGATCCGTTCTGTGATGAAAGCGAATATCGACCCACTTTAA
- a CDS encoding glycoside hydrolase family 18 protein — protein MQIHVVAEGDTLASIANTYNTTAVAITNANELDAPDDLVIGQALVIPIIGQFYFVQSGDSLYSIANRFGMSYQELASINNISPEMTLPVGLRLYIPPGDKREITSYAYIEPFGDTVSETLENAAAKNSPYLTYLALFSYRVNRDGSLNAPPMGNLREIAENTNTAMAMVVTNLEGPGFSDELGHIILTVQAVQNTLLDNIVNTAHSEGFTDIHFDFEFLPAGDREAYNTFLRKAKERFSQEGLLLSTALAPKTSAAQTGQWYEAHDYAAHGEIVDFVVLMTYEWGYSYGPPMAVSPIDQVRNVVEYALTVIPANKILLGQNLYGYDWTLPFAEGGEAARAVSPQQAIAIAREHNAAIQFDPVAQAPFFTYTDAEGNEHEVWFEDARSIQAKFDMIRELDLLGIAYWKLGLAFPQNWLLLNDQFTITKIE, from the coding sequence TTGCAAATTCATGTTGTAGCAGAAGGAGATACGCTGGCTTCAATCGCTAATACATACAATACAACTGCTGTCGCCATTACGAATGCCAATGAGCTGGACGCTCCTGATGATCTCGTCATCGGGCAAGCGCTTGTTATCCCAATCATTGGTCAGTTTTACTTTGTTCAGTCAGGAGATAGCCTCTATTCCATTGCAAATCGATTTGGGATGAGCTATCAAGAACTGGCATCAATTAATAATATATCACCTGAGATGACACTTCCTGTCGGCTTACGGCTTTATATTCCACCTGGAGATAAGCGTGAAATCACATCATATGCATACATTGAGCCATTTGGCGACACGGTTTCTGAAACCTTAGAAAATGCCGCCGCCAAAAATTCCCCTTATTTAACTTACCTTGCGTTATTCAGCTATCGGGTAAATCGAGACGGCTCATTGAACGCACCACCAATGGGGAATCTTAGGGAAATTGCTGAAAACACAAATACAGCAATGGCAATGGTTGTAACAAACTTGGAAGGTCCTGGTTTCAGTGATGAGCTTGGTCATATCATTTTAACCGTACAAGCGGTTCAAAATACATTATTGGATAATATCGTAAACACAGCTCATTCAGAAGGATTTACTGATATCCACTTTGATTTTGAATTTCTGCCAGCTGGCGACAGAGAAGCATATAATACATTTTTACGTAAAGCTAAGGAGAGATTTTCCCAGGAAGGCTTACTCTTATCTACAGCTCTCGCGCCAAAAACAAGTGCTGCTCAAACAGGTCAATGGTATGAGGCACATGATTACGCTGCTCATGGCGAAATAGTTGATTTTGTTGTATTGATGACATATGAATGGGGCTATAGCTACGGACCTCCAATGGCTGTTTCACCAATTGACCAAGTTCGAAATGTCGTTGAATATGCGTTAACCGTTATTCCTGCAAATAAAATATTATTAGGTCAAAATTTATATGGCTACGATTGGACATTACCATTTGCAGAAGGTGGAGAGGCTGCCCGTGCTGTAAGTCCACAGCAAGCAATCGCAATTGCCCGGGAACATAATGCTGCTATTCAATTTGACCCTGTAGCACAGGCACCATTTTTCACTTATACTGATGCTGAGGGAAATGAGCATGAAGTATGGTTTGAAGATGCCCGATCCATACAGGCAAAATTCGACATGATTCGTGAGCTGGATTTACTAGGTATCGCCTATTGGAAGCTCGGACTTGCCTTCCCACAAAATTGGCTTCTGTTAAATGACCAATTTACAATAACAAAAATAGAATAG
- a CDS encoding type 1 glutamine amidotransferase domain-containing protein → MGKKIATVITDMFEDVEYTSPAEAFKEAGHEVITIEKEKGNQVTGKNKETTLTIDNGIDDVNPDDFDALFIPGGFSPDLLRADDRFVKFAKQFMDAKKPVFAICHGPQLLITARSLEGRDATGYKSIQVDMDYAGAKVVDKEVVVCQNQLVTSRQPDDLPAFNRESINLLK, encoded by the coding sequence ATGGGTAAAAAAATCGCAACTGTCATAACCGATATGTTTGAGGATGTTGAATATACAAGCCCAGCAGAGGCTTTTAAAGAAGCAGGACATGAAGTAATCACCATTGAAAAAGAAAAAGGCAACCAAGTAACAGGGAAAAACAAAGAAACTACGTTAACAATTGATAATGGGATTGATGATGTCAATCCAGATGATTTTGATGCGTTGTTCATCCCTGGCGGTTTTTCTCCCGACTTATTACGGGCAGATGATCGCTTTGTGAAGTTTGCTAAACAATTTATGGATGCGAAAAAGCCTGTATTTGCGATTTGCCATGGACCACAACTATTAATTACAGCAAGATCGCTGGAAGGACGCGATGCGACAGGATACAAATCAATCCAAGTTGATATGGATTACGCAGGCGCAAAGGTTGTTGATAAAGAAGTAGTTGTTTGCCAAAACCAGCTCGTTACAAGCAGACAACCAGATGACTTGCCAGCATTTAATCGGGAATCCATTAATTTATTGAAATAG
- a CDS encoding Rrf2 family transcriptional regulator has protein sequence MQLKKYTDYALRVLIYTGTKPNDELASIKEISEVFNISQHHLGKIVFELNKMGLLETIRGRNGGIRLAKSASEINVGLLVRSLESDFNLLECFDKGTNHCVITPACTLKHALNKALHAFFKVLDEYTVQDLISNEEELRALMGMNQ, from the coding sequence ATGCAATTAAAGAAGTATACAGATTACGCATTGCGCGTATTAATTTATACAGGAACGAAACCGAATGATGAGCTTGCTAGTATTAAAGAAATCTCAGAGGTTTTCAACATCTCGCAGCATCATTTGGGGAAGATTGTTTTTGAATTGAATAAAATGGGTCTATTGGAAACAATTAGAGGCAGAAATGGTGGGATTCGGCTGGCAAAGTCTGCATCGGAAATCAACGTTGGGCTGCTTGTTCGCAGTCTTGAAAGTGATTTTAACTTACTCGAATGCTTTGACAAGGGAACAAACCATTGTGTAATTACCCCTGCATGCACCCTGAAACACGCACTGAATAAAGCGCTCCATGCCTTTTTCAAAGTGCTTGATGAATATACCGTTCAAGATTTAATTTCGAATGAAGAGGAATTGCGAGCATTAATGGGCATGAATCAATGA
- the hmpA gene encoding NO-inducible flavohemoprotein encodes MTTETATGLDQKTRDIIKATVPVLEEHGTAITKRFYQMMFENHPELKNIFNQTNQRKGDQPKALANTVYAAAVNIDNLEAILPVVKQIAQKHRSLNIKPEHYPIVGENLLLAIKDVLGDAATDEIIDAWAKAYGVIADVFISVEAAMYDEVKEVPGGWVDYRNFKVIKKEVESDVITSFYLQPEDGKAFPAYQPGQYITVKAVIDGENYHHLRQYSLSCAPGGEFYRISVKREDGVGDQPKGVVSSFLHEHVHEGDILPISAPAGDFVLDLKDTRPLVLISGGVGLTPMMSMLETAIQEQPEREIIYIHAARSGNFHAMKDRVNEITNQNNHVKGFTIYASPNEGDEFDKAGHIDFEYLSTVLPTNDAAFYFCGPKGFMSAVYQQLKEYQVADTDIHFEIFGPSDDITK; translated from the coding sequence ATGACAACAGAAACTGCTACTGGATTGGACCAAAAAACAAGGGACATTATAAAAGCTACTGTACCAGTTTTAGAGGAACACGGAACTGCAATAACAAAACGTTTCTATCAAATGATGTTTGAAAACCACCCAGAATTAAAGAATATTTTTAACCAAACCAATCAACGAAAAGGCGATCAACCGAAGGCGCTTGCGAATACGGTGTATGCAGCAGCTGTTAATATCGACAATTTAGAAGCTATTTTGCCGGTTGTAAAGCAAATTGCCCAAAAGCACCGCAGCTTAAATATTAAGCCTGAGCATTATCCAATTGTCGGGGAAAATTTATTGCTGGCAATTAAAGATGTTTTAGGGGATGCAGCAACAGATGAGATTATAGATGCTTGGGCAAAAGCCTATGGCGTGATTGCAGATGTATTTATATCCGTTGAAGCTGCAATGTATGATGAAGTGAAAGAAGTTCCTGGTGGATGGGTCGATTATCGCAATTTTAAAGTTATTAAAAAAGAAGTGGAAAGTGATGTCATTACATCCTTCTATCTCCAGCCAGAGGATGGAAAAGCTTTTCCAGCGTATCAACCCGGTCAGTATATTACTGTAAAGGCGGTTATTGACGGAGAAAACTATCACCATTTACGTCAATACAGCTTATCATGTGCACCTGGCGGGGAATTTTACCGGATTAGTGTCAAACGCGAAGACGGAGTAGGAGATCAGCCAAAAGGTGTGGTATCAAGCTTCCTTCATGAGCATGTTCATGAGGGGGATATCCTGCCAATCAGTGCGCCAGCAGGCGATTTCGTTCTTGATTTGAAAGACACTAGACCACTCGTTCTGATCAGTGGTGGTGTGGGATTAACACCAATGATGAGTATGCTTGAAACAGCAATTCAAGAACAGCCTGAACGTGAGATTATTTATATTCATGCAGCAAGATCTGGCAATTTCCATGCAATGAAAGATCGTGTAAACGAGATTACTAATCAAAATAATCATGTGAAAGGTTTCACCATTTATGCCAGTCCAAATGAAGGTGACGAATTTGATAAAGCAGGACATATTGATTTTGAATATCTTTCAACAGTCCTGCCTACTAACGATGCAGCCTTTTACTTCTGCGGACCTAAAGGATTTATGAGCGCGGTATATCAACAATTGAAGGAGTATCAAGTAGCGGACACAGATATCCACTTTGAAATTTTTGGACCTTCTGATGATATTACGAAATAA